From the genome of Nitrospirota bacterium, one region includes:
- a CDS encoding VCBS repeat-containing protein, protein MARQSVVAWKKTVVLGFLLFVGMAAFTALAPSTAKAASCDTAGATVPCSEDKTLDGCTQCHSMQIAGGNRSGGVATTDRYINLSASAQRHILDPRVTDWTFIIDQMILKGAVADSAKLSAYLNTNYCPSCLGPIISSPTVSGIAGDSATINWTTEVPATTCVAYGTSATSLTGDTCTASDPNYDATNATLVTSHAVVLKGLTAGLTKYYFVHRSAESGGATATYSAAQSFLTSPGGGGGGGGTVGTIISLAVGNYSADTNLDLAVSVSGKNQVIAYLGNGANGFTPGPPLANVGTSPLSITSGGVKGDFNGDGRDDLAVANFGATGTGQNVAIFLGTGTATSANPAFQSTPVTTIPLVDPPTSVVTGDFDNDGKLDLAVATVGTAGHVLIFKGDGTGGFATPPVTTLSLSVSTGPVPTITSAAVTGLPSIQCQALPLDLTIIGTNLFDGLTYFHLEDGTTLSVKSTSADSTTVIATLPSGVTAGVHTVVATLGLETGVSPPITISPRILKLNYTTSSPVAYGSAGTIYIVGGVPNSYGGTATAFAAGATVTIGPTPLGSLTGTVVAGSAPSAATPFVLINGNTIGFYWSGTELPAGTYDVSVADHDACAGGATVHNALTVYGTPPQPTITSVSPATLSYGTAVSQAIVINGTNFVAGSTITVGTLTGTTVTSPIASANVPYSYSSGGKLYFWWPNTALPVGSYTVTVANPSVTGGLSASLTGGFTVAAPQPAITSVSPATVAYGSTANQAIAINGANFVSGATITVGTLTGTTFTSTIATAAFPYSYNSSGKLYFWWPNTSLPAGTYNVTVTNPASYGGLSVTLTGGFTVETPQPAITSLTPATVSYGTTASQAILINGTNFVSGATITVGTLTGTTITSSGTANSTNPYTYYNSGGLYFWWPNTSLPVGTYNVTVTNPASVGGLSVTLTGGFTVSSSIPPQPTITSVSPATVISGITASQAIAINGTNFVSGATITVGTLTGTTVTSTIATASSPYSYNSNGKLYFWWPNTSLAAGTYDVTVTNPASVGGLSATLTGGFSVQIPQPTITNLTPATVLSGGVTASQAIAINGSNFVTGATITVGTLTGTTITSTVKANSSNPYTYYSSGLLYFWWPNTSLPIGTYNVTVTNPASAGGLSVTLTNGFTVAGPQPTITSLNPATVSYGVTASRAIAINGTNFVSGATITVGTLSGTTVTSATATASVPYSYNSSSILYFWWPNTSLPIGTYNVTVTNPASQGGLSVTLTNGFTVAAPQPTITSLNPATVSYGVTTSRAILINGTNFVTGATITVGSLTGSTVTSSGTANATLRYTYYNSGALYFWWPNMSLPVGTYNVTVTNPASVGGLSVTLTGGFVVQ, encoded by the coding sequence GATCAAATGATTCTCAAGGGCGCCGTCGCCGATTCGGCCAAGCTTTCGGCCTATTTAAATACGAATTATTGTCCCTCCTGTCTGGGACCGATCATCAGCAGTCCGACCGTTTCGGGAATCGCCGGCGACAGCGCCACCATTAATTGGACGACCGAAGTCCCCGCCACCACTTGCGTTGCCTACGGGACCAGCGCGACTTCATTAACGGGGGATACCTGCACGGCCTCCGATCCAAACTACGACGCCACGAATGCCACACTCGTCACGAGCCATGCGGTTGTATTAAAGGGCCTGACCGCCGGCCTTACCAAATATTATTTCGTCCACCGGTCGGCCGAAAGCGGGGGGGCGACGGCAACCTACTCCGCGGCCCAAAGCTTTCTAACTTCGCCCGGCGGGGGCGGTGGAGGAGGCGGTACCGTCGGAACCATCATTTCATTGGCGGTTGGTAATTACAGCGCCGACACCAATCTGGATCTCGCGGTGAGCGTAAGCGGAAAGAATCAGGTCATCGCTTATTTAGGGAACGGAGCAAACGGGTTTACTCCGGGACCGCCCCTCGCCAACGTGGGAACCTCGCCGCTCTCCATCACCTCCGGGGGGGTCAAAGGGGATTTCAACGGGGATGGAAGAGATGATCTTGCCGTCGCCAATTTCGGCGCGACGGGAACCGGACAGAATGTCGCCATCTTTTTAGGGACCGGAACGGCAACTTCCGCTAACCCGGCTTTCCAGTCGACGCCGGTGACAACGATCCCCCTGGTCGATCCGCCGACCTCGGTTGTGACCGGAGATTTTGATAATGACGGCAAACTCGACCTCGCGGTTGCCACCGTCGGGACAGCCGGGCATGTGTTAATTTTTAAGGGGGACGGAACCGGCGGTTTTGCCACCCCCCCGGTCACTACCCTGTCGCTCAGCGTTTCCACCGGTCCTGTTCCGACCATTACCTCCGCGGCAGTGACCGGCCTTCCCTCCATACAGTGTCAGGCTCTACCGCTCGATCTAACGATTATCGGCACGAATCTCTTTGACGGTCTGACCTACTTCCATTTGGAGGATGGGACGACGCTGTCGGTGAAGTCGACTTCCGCCGACTCCACCACGGTGATCGCGACCCTCCCTTCGGGCGTGACCGCTGGAGTCCACACGGTGGTGGCGACCCTGGGGTTGGAAACTGGCGTAAGCCCTCCCATAACCATCTCCCCCCGCATTCTTAAGCTGAATTACACCACGAGCAGTCCGGTGGCCTATGGAAGCGCCGGAACGATTTATATCGTTGGAGGCGTCCCTAACTCTTATGGCGGAACCGCTACTGCCTTTGCCGCGGGAGCGACCGTCACAATCGGTCCGACCCCTCTGGGAAGTCTCACGGGAACAGTGGTTGCCGGATCAGCGCCGTCCGCCGCGACCCCGTTTGTTTTGATTAACGGGAACACCATAGGATTCTACTGGTCCGGGACCGAATTGCCCGCGGGAACCTACGATGTCAGCGTGGCCGATCATGACGCCTGCGCGGGAGGCGCGACGGTTCATAACGCCCTCACTGTTTATGGGACACCTCCCCAGCCGACGATCACGAGTGTCAGTCCCGCAACCCTATCGTATGGAACCGCCGTGAGCCAGGCGATCGTCATCAACGGGACAAATTTCGTCGCCGGATCGACGATCACGGTCGGAACCCTCACCGGAACGACTGTGACGTCGCCAATAGCCAGCGCCAACGTACCCTACAGTTACTCCAGCGGTGGAAAGCTCTACTTCTGGTGGCCCAATACGGCGCTCCCCGTTGGTTCGTATACGGTGACCGTTGCCAACCCCTCGGTGACGGGTGGATTGTCGGCAAGTCTGACCGGCGGGTTTACCGTAGCGGCCCCACAGCCGGCGATCACGAGTGTCAGTCCCGCGACCGTCGCATATGGGAGCACCGCCAACCAGGCCATTGCTATCAACGGCGCGAATTTCGTTTCCGGGGCCACGATCACCGTCGGCACTCTCACCGGGACAACTTTTACGTCGACGATCGCCACCGCCGCCTTTCCTTACAGTTACAACAGCAGTGGGAAGCTCTATTTCTGGTGGCCCAACACCTCGCTTCCCGCCGGGACGTACAATGTGACGGTGACCAATCCGGCTTCCTATGGAGGTTTGTCGGTCACCCTGACCGGCGGGTTTACCGTTGAGACGCCTCAGCCGGCGATTACAAGCCTCACGCCCGCGACCGTTTCGTATGGGACTACCGCCAGTCAGGCCATCCTCATTAACGGGACGAATTTCGTATCCGGTGCGACGATTACGGTCGGGACCCTCACCGGGACGACGATTACCTCGTCGGGAACAGCTAACAGCACAAATCCATATACTTATTACAATAGCGGGGGGCTTTACTTCTGGTGGCCCAATACGTCCCTTCCCGTCGGGACGTACAACGTGACGGTGACCAATCCGGCGTCCGTGGGAGGCCTGTCGGTCACCTTGACCGGAGGCTTCACAGTCTCTTCGTCAATACCTCCCCAGCCGACCATTACGAGTGTGAGTCCGGCGACCGTTATTAGTGGAATCACCGCCAGCCAGGCGATTGCGATTAACGGCACAAATTTTGTTTCCGGGGCGACCATTACCGTCGGCACCCTCACCGGGACGACTGTGACGTCGACGATCGCCACGGCCAGCTCTCCTTACAGTTACAATAGTAATGGAAAGCTCTACTTCTGGTGGCCCAATACCTCGCTGGCCGCCGGAACATACGACGTGACGGTGACCAATCCGGCTTCCGTGGGAGGATTGTCAGCCACCCTGACCGGCGGGTTCTCAGTCCAGATTCCCCAGCCGACGATCACAAATCTTACTCCCGCCACCGTCTTGTCTGGCGGGGTTACGGCCAGCCAGGCGATCGCCATCAACGGCTCGAATTTCGTCACCGGTGCGACGATTACGGTGGGTACCCTTACCGGTACGACGATCACGTCGACGGTAAAAGCCAACAGCAGCAACCCGTACACTTACTACAGCAGTGGTCTTCTTTACTTCTGGTGGCCCAATACATCGCTTCCGATCGGGACTTACAACGTAACGGTGACCAACCCGGCCTCGGCGGGAGGCTTGTCGGTTACCCTGACCAACGGCTTCACCGTTGCGGGCCCCCAGCCGACGATTACAAGCTTGAACCCCGCGACCGTTTCGTATGGGGTGACCGCCAGCCGGGCCATTGCCATCAACGGCACGAATTTCGTGTCGGGGGCAACGATCACGGTCGGAACCCTCAGCGGGACAACCGTTACGTCGGCAACAGCGACCGCGAGCGTGCCCTACAGCTACAACAGCAGTAGTATTCTTTACTTCTGGTGGCCCAATACCTCGCTTCCGATCGGGACTTATAACGTAACGGTAACCAACCCGGCCTCGCAGGGAGGTTTGTCGGTTACCCTGACCAACGGGTTTACCGTCGCGGCCCCCCAGCCGACGATTACAAGCTTGAACCCCGCGACCGTTTCGTATGGGGTCACGACCAGCCGGGCTATCCTCATTAACGGCACAAATTTCGTCACCGGAGCAACGATTACGGTCGGTTCCCTTACCGGGTCGACCGTGACGTCGTCGGGAACGGCTAACGCCACCCTGCGCTATACCTATTACAATAGCGGAGCGCTCTACTTCTGGTGGCCCAATATGTCGCTTCCCGTCGGGACATACAACGTGACGGTAACCAACCCGGCGTCTGTGGGAGGTCTGTCGGTCACCTTGACCGGCGGGTTTGTCGTGCAATAG